Proteins from a single region of Antechinus flavipes isolate AdamAnt ecotype Samford, QLD, Australia chromosome 2, AdamAnt_v2, whole genome shotgun sequence:
- the MAF gene encoding transcription factor Maf, translating to MASELAMSSSDLPTSPLAMEYVNDFDLMKFEVKKEPVETDRIISQCGRLIAGGSLSSTPMSTPCSSVPPSPSFSAPSPGSGSDQKTHLEDYYWMTGYPQQLNPEALGFSPEDAVEALISSSHQLQGGFDGYARGQPLPGSGGSLGAEEVGSSAAAVVSAVIAAAAAQSGAPHYHHHHHHPGGHHHPPGAVPPTASAASAAAAAAAAAAAAAAAASGPGSSSSSSSSSSSSSSGGGGNGGGGGGGGSAAGAGALHPHSHPHPHPHSSLHFDDRFSDEQLVTMSVRELNRQLRGVSKEEVIRLKQKRRTLKNRGYAQSCRFKRVQQRHVLESEKNQLLQQVEHLKQEISRLVRERDAYKEKYEKLVSSGFRENGSSSDNPSSPEFFM from the coding sequence ATGGCATCAGAGCTGGCAATGAGCAGCTCCGACCTGCCCACCAGTCCCCTGGCCATGGAATATGTTAATGACTTCGATCTGATGAAGTTTGAAGTGAAAAAGGAGCCGGTGGAGACGGACCGCATCATCAGCCAGTGCGGCCGCCTCATCGCCGGGGGCTCGCTGTCCTCCACGCCGATGAGCACGCCCTGCAGCTCCGTGCCCCCCTCGCCCAGCTTCTCGGCGCCCAGCCCGGGCTCGGGAAGCGACCAGAAGACTCACCTGGAAGACTACTACTGGATGACCGGCTACCCGCAGCAGCTCAATCCGGAGGCGCTGGGCTTCAGCCCCGAGGACGCGGTCGAAGCGCTCATCAGCAGCAGCCACCAGCTCCAGGGCGGCTTCGATGGCTACGCCCGGGGCCAGCCGCTGCCCGGCTCCGGGGGCTCCCTGGGCGCCGAGGAGGTGGGCTCGTCCGCCGCTGCCGTTGTGTCGGCCGTGATCGCGGCAGCCGCGGCGCAGAGCGGAGCGCcacactaccaccaccatcaccaccaccccgGGGGCCACCACCACCCGCCGGGCGCCGTGCCCCCCACAGCCTCCGCCGCCTCCGCTGCAGCCGCAGCCGCAGCCGCAGCGGCCGCGGCCGCCGCGGCCGCCTCGGGCCCCGGCTCGtccagctccagctccagctcGTCCAGCTCCAGCTCGTCCGGAGGCGGCGGCAAcggcgggggcggcggcggcggcggctcggCTGCGGGGGCCGGCGCCTTGCACCCTCACTCGCACCCGCACCCGCACCCGCACAGCAGCCTGCACTTCGACGACCGCTTCTCCGACGAGCAGCTGGTCACCATGTCAGTGCGGGAGCTCAACCGACAGCTCCGGGGGGTCAGCAAGGAGGAGGTGATCCGGCTGAAACAGAAGAGGAGGACCCTTAAAAACAGAGGCTATGCCCAGTCGTGCCGCTTCAAGAGGGTCCAGCAGAGGCACGTCCTGGAGTCCGAGAAGAATCAACTCCTGCAGCAAGTTGAGCACCTCAAACAGGAGATCTCCAGGCTGGTCCGGGAGCGGGACGCCTACAAAGAGAAATACGAGAAATTGGTCAGCAGTGGCTTCCGAGAAAACGGCTCGAGCAGCGACAACCCGTCGTCTCCAGAGTTTTTCATGTGA